The following are encoded in a window of Saccharothrix longispora genomic DNA:
- a CDS encoding glycosyltransferase, giving the protein MRITMLTFGTRGDVQPLVALGRTLRGRGHDVRIGTAPSFRGLVEDAGLDFRAVEPPPGMREDLFSQPGMNAAIRKGPSFVRTVRSVQPPTDDEVVAMFEGMRAASADADLVVTAPLTHIAGFTDPDRPWCSVSWIPMTATRDFPAYQAKPRPWGGGYNRLTHRFFDTFQWTSMCWMANKYVERVGGAALKGKSRFGEIGRDRPLLYPFSDVVVPRPADWPDQAHITGYWFHDREWWNPPADLAAFVAQAPPVLLTLGSTWPVHDADRTVDWAVDAARGAGRPLVVVGGGDRELPDDAFRATEVDYGWLMPRCAAVVHHGGCGTAGSALRAGIPQVTVPAVFDNPFWARRMHGLGVSPAPLPLHRLTRDGLVAAVAESVADDRMRERSAALGEAMAGETGLAAAADVVEKYLASTGTAA; this is encoded by the coding sequence ATGAGGATCACGATGCTGACGTTCGGCACCCGCGGTGACGTGCAGCCGCTGGTCGCCCTCGGCCGGACCCTGCGCGGGCGCGGCCACGACGTGCGGATCGGCACCGCGCCGTCGTTCCGCGGCCTGGTCGAGGACGCCGGCCTCGACTTCCGGGCCGTCGAGCCGCCGCCGGGCATGCGCGAGGACCTGTTCAGCCAGCCGGGCATGAACGCCGCGATCCGCAAGGGACCGTCGTTCGTGCGCACCGTGCGGTCCGTGCAGCCGCCCACCGACGACGAGGTGGTGGCGATGTTCGAGGGCATGCGCGCCGCGAGCGCGGACGCGGACCTCGTGGTGACGGCCCCGCTGACGCACATCGCCGGGTTCACCGACCCCGACCGGCCGTGGTGCTCGGTGTCCTGGATCCCCATGACCGCCACCCGGGACTTCCCCGCCTACCAGGCGAAGCCGCGCCCGTGGGGCGGCGGCTACAACCGGCTCACGCACCGGTTCTTCGACACCTTCCAGTGGACGTCGATGTGCTGGATGGCCAACAAGTACGTGGAGCGCGTCGGCGGCGCGGCCCTGAAGGGCAAGTCGCGGTTCGGCGAGATCGGCCGCGACCGGCCGCTGCTGTACCCGTTCAGCGACGTCGTGGTGCCGCGCCCGGCGGACTGGCCGGACCAGGCGCACATCACCGGCTACTGGTTCCACGACCGCGAGTGGTGGAACCCGCCGGCCGACCTGGCCGCCTTCGTCGCGCAGGCCCCGCCCGTCCTGCTCACGCTGGGCAGCACGTGGCCGGTGCACGACGCCGACCGCACCGTGGACTGGGCGGTCGACGCGGCCCGCGGCGCGGGCAGGCCGCTGGTGGTGGTCGGCGGCGGCGACCGCGAGCTGCCCGACGACGCGTTCCGGGCGACCGAGGTCGACTACGGCTGGTTGATGCCGCGCTGCGCGGCGGTGGTGCACCACGGCGGCTGCGGCACGGCCGGCTCGGCGCTGCGGGCGGGCATCCCGCAGGTCACGGTGCCGGCGGTGTTCGACAACCCGTTCTGGGCGAGGCGGATGCACGGCCTGGGCGTGAGCCCCGCTCCCCTGCCGCTGCACCGCCTCACCCGCGACGGCCTGGTCGCCGCGGTCGCCGAGTCGGTCGCCGACGACCGGATGCGCGAGCGCTCGGCCGCGCTGGGCGAGGCGATGGCGGGCGAGACGGGCCTGGCCGCCGCCGCCGACGTGGTGGAGAAGTACCTGGCGAGCACCGGGACCGCCGCGTGA
- a CDS encoding acyl-CoA dehydrogenase family protein, with the protein MPEPADPRALVDDLVAAEAGGWDLAGAVPDGVLRRLGAAGLLCPQVDARYGGLGRDSRWTGEFTAHLGSRCGSVRSVLTSQSMAAGTIARLGDAAQRHEHLTRLTSGALAAAAFSEPGAGSDLSAMTTEVRRDGDWVVLTGHKTWITAAAYADLVVVVARQDDGAAAVVVPADAPGVLVTPVVAPSGCRAAGHADVHLDGVRLPASAVLGGGGQPLPLLVTAALQHGRMSVAWGCVGILRSCLSEASRHAATREQFGVPLAEHQLVARHLAELLVAERSATHACEHAADAVDARSPDQVVAAVLAKHTAATLAARGAASAVQVLGSAAARDGHPVARAHRDAKLMEIIEGTSEICQLILARHAVAAAR; encoded by the coding sequence GTGCCTGAGCCGGCGGACCCGCGCGCGCTGGTGGACGACCTGGTCGCCGCCGAGGCGGGCGGCTGGGACCTCGCGGGCGCGGTGCCGGACGGGGTGCTGCGCCGGCTCGGCGCGGCCGGGTTGCTGTGCCCGCAGGTGGACGCGCGGTACGGCGGGCTCGGCCGGGACAGCCGGTGGACCGGCGAGTTCACCGCCCACCTGGGCAGCCGGTGCGGCTCCGTGCGCAGCGTGCTGACCTCGCAGTCCATGGCAGCGGGCACCATCGCCCGCCTGGGCGACGCCGCCCAGCGGCACGAGCACCTCACCCGGCTCACGTCGGGCGCGCTCGCCGCCGCCGCGTTCAGCGAGCCGGGCGCGGGCAGCGACCTGTCCGCGATGACCACCGAGGTGCGCCGCGACGGCGACTGGGTCGTGCTCACCGGCCACAAGACGTGGATCACCGCCGCCGCCTACGCCGACCTGGTCGTCGTGGTCGCCCGCCAGGACGACGGCGCGGCGGCGGTCGTGGTGCCCGCCGACGCACCGGGCGTGCTGGTCACGCCGGTGGTCGCGCCCAGCGGGTGCCGGGCCGCCGGGCACGCCGACGTGCACCTGGACGGCGTGCGGCTGCCCGCCTCGGCCGTGCTGGGCGGTGGCGGGCAACCGCTGCCGCTGCTCGTCACGGCCGCCCTCCAGCACGGGCGCATGTCCGTGGCGTGGGGCTGCGTGGGCATCCTGCGCTCCTGCCTGAGCGAGGCGTCCCGGCACGCGGCGACCCGGGAGCAGTTCGGCGTGCCGCTGGCCGAGCACCAGCTGGTCGCCCGGCACCTGGCCGAGCTGCTGGTGGCCGAGCGGTCGGCGACGCACGCCTGCGAGCACGCCGCCGACGCGGTGGACGCCCGCTCCCCCGACCAGGTCGTGGCCGCGGTGCTGGCCAAGCACACCGCCGCGACCCTCGCCGCGCGCGGCGCCGCGTCGGCCGTGCAGGTCCTCGGCTCCGCGGCGGCCCGCGACGGGCACCCGGTGGCGCGGGCGCACCGCGACGCCAAGCTCATGGAGATCATCGAGGGCACCAGCGAGATCTGCCAGCTCATCCTCGCGCGCCACGCCGTAGCCGCGGCGCGCTGA
- a CDS encoding 3-hydroxyacyl-CoA dehydrogenase family protein, with amino-acid sequence MIAIFGAGTMGSGIAALALGHGVPVTLVDLDRSTVDDAAARVRGHLRHGALMGSFPDVEPAGLTTATDPSAAAGAELVVEAITEDERAKATLLAELCGVVPPGTPLVSNTSGIPIDELAEAVTDPADLVGVHFMNPTWLIGTAEVVRGDRTGEHALAAVLALLERLGRKSVVVRDAPGFVTSRLLHPMINDAARVVQEGTATAEQVDELMRGCLGHPTGPLLTADLIGLDNLADALRALADRTGITSHAPCELLLAKVAAGHLGRKSGQGFYDYGKVLS; translated from the coding sequence GTGATCGCGATCTTCGGGGCGGGCACGATGGGGTCCGGCATCGCGGCGCTGGCGCTCGGGCACGGCGTGCCGGTGACCCTCGTCGACCTCGACCGGTCCACGGTGGACGACGCCGCGGCGCGCGTGCGCGGGCACCTGCGCCACGGCGCGCTCATGGGTTCCTTCCCCGACGTCGAGCCGGCCGGGCTGACCACCGCCACCGACCCGTCGGCCGCCGCGGGCGCCGAGCTGGTCGTCGAGGCGATCACCGAGGACGAGCGCGCCAAGGCGACGCTGCTGGCCGAGCTGTGCGGGGTCGTGCCGCCGGGCACGCCGCTGGTGTCCAACACCTCCGGCATCCCGATCGACGAGCTGGCGGAGGCCGTCACCGACCCGGCCGACCTGGTCGGCGTGCACTTCATGAACCCCACCTGGCTCATCGGCACCGCCGAGGTGGTGCGCGGCGACCGCACCGGCGAGCACGCCCTGGCCGCCGTGCTCGCGCTGCTGGAACGCCTGGGCCGCAAGTCGGTCGTGGTCCGCGACGCGCCCGGCTTCGTCACCAGCCGGCTGCTGCACCCGATGATCAACGACGCGGCGCGGGTCGTGCAGGAGGGCACCGCGACCGCCGAGCAGGTCGACGAGCTGATGCGCGGCTGCCTGGGCCACCCCACCGGCCCCCTGCTCACCGCGGACCTCATCGGCCTGGACAACCTCGCCGACGCCCTGCGCGCGCTGGCCGACCGCACCGGGATCACCTCGCACGCGCCGTGCGAACTGCTGCTGGCCAAGGTCGCCGCGGGCCACCTGGGGCGCAAGAGCGGCCAGGGCTTCTACGACTACGGAAAGGTCTTGTCGTGA
- a CDS encoding ATP-binding cassette domain-containing protein encodes MITARGLARSYTTRRGVVRAVRGVDLDVAAGEIVALLGPNGAGKTTTLRMLTTLLRPSAGTARVAGCDLVADPNGVRRRIGYVAQHGGAAPDCRVLEDLVLQGRIHGLSKAESKRRAERLAAELDLNGLGGRVSRTLSGGQRRRLDLALGLIHEPRLVFLDEPTTSLDPQSRANLWQHIRRLREERGITVVVTTHYLDEADSLADRVLVVDRGRVVASGSPDELKRALGGDALLLDVERVEDAVRCLEALPGVGEVHIGPDGVRCRVRDGGTALPTVLRALDAASVPLRSVQMRRPTLDDVFLDLTGRALREAGEATPAGEEVDSVA; translated from the coding sequence GTGATCACCGCGCGCGGGTTGGCCCGCAGCTACACCACGCGGCGCGGGGTCGTGCGGGCGGTGCGCGGCGTGGACCTCGACGTGGCCGCCGGGGAGATCGTCGCCCTGCTCGGCCCCAACGGCGCGGGCAAGACCACGACCCTGCGGATGCTCACGACCCTGCTGCGCCCGAGCGCCGGCACGGCGCGGGTCGCCGGGTGCGACCTGGTCGCGGACCCGAACGGGGTGCGCCGCCGGATCGGCTACGTCGCCCAGCACGGCGGGGCCGCCCCCGACTGCCGGGTGCTGGAGGACCTGGTGCTCCAGGGCCGCATCCACGGCCTGTCCAAGGCCGAGTCGAAGCGCCGCGCGGAACGCCTGGCCGCCGAACTGGACCTCAACGGCCTGGGCGGGCGGGTGAGCAGGACGCTGTCCGGCGGGCAGCGCCGCCGCCTGGACCTGGCGCTCGGCCTGATCCACGAGCCGCGGCTGGTGTTCCTGGACGAGCCCACCACGAGCCTGGACCCGCAGAGCCGGGCGAACCTGTGGCAGCACATCCGGCGGCTGCGCGAGGAGCGCGGCATCACCGTCGTGGTGACCACGCACTACCTGGACGAGGCCGACTCGCTGGCCGACCGCGTGCTCGTGGTCGACCGGGGCCGGGTGGTGGCCTCCGGGTCGCCCGACGAGCTCAAGCGCGCCCTCGGCGGCGACGCCCTGCTGCTCGACGTGGAGCGGGTGGAGGACGCGGTGCGCTGCCTGGAGGCGCTGCCCGGCGTGGGCGAGGTCCACATCGGACCGGACGGCGTGCGCTGCCGGGTCCGCGACGGCGGGACCGCGTTGCCGACCGTGCTTCGGGCGCTGGACGCGGCGAGCGTGCCGCTGCGGTCCGTGCAGATGCGCCGGCCCACGCTCGACGACGTGTTCCTCGACCTCACCGGCCGCGCCCTGCGCGAGGCGGGCGAGGCGACACCGGCCGGCGAGGAGGTCGACAGTGTTGCGTGA
- a CDS encoding DegT/DnrJ/EryC1/StrS family aminotransferase, with protein MSGAARNGTTQYVWGYLREYEAERDDVLAAVDAVFGSGQLVLGPAVAGFEEAFAAWHGVAHCVGVDNGTNALVLGLRALGIGAGDEVITVSNTAAPTVVAIDQVGATPVFVDVHEDTYLMDVGQVEAAITPRTRALLPVHLYGQCVDLEALTAVADRHGLPILEDCAQAHGARRNGVLAGTTGRAAAFSFYPTKVLGAYGDAGAVLTSDPEVDANLRRLRYYGMEKVYHVVSTPGYNSRIDEVQAAILTRKLTRLDDYVAGRRAIAARYAEALGGTGLVLPALAPGNDHVYYVYVVRHPLREKVVEGMREHGVQLNISYPWPVHRQTGFAHLGLGEGSLPVTERLAGEIFSLPMYPSLTVGEQDHVIESLLDVLDRL; from the coding sequence GTGTCCGGAGCCGCCCGAAACGGGACCACCCAGTACGTCTGGGGTTACCTGCGTGAGTACGAGGCCGAGCGGGACGACGTCCTCGCCGCCGTGGACGCCGTGTTCGGCTCCGGGCAGCTCGTCCTGGGACCGGCGGTCGCCGGGTTCGAGGAGGCGTTCGCCGCCTGGCACGGCGTCGCGCACTGCGTCGGCGTCGACAACGGCACCAACGCGCTCGTGCTCGGCCTGCGCGCGCTCGGCATCGGCGCGGGCGACGAGGTGATCACCGTGTCGAACACCGCCGCGCCCACCGTGGTCGCCATCGACCAGGTCGGCGCGACGCCGGTGTTCGTGGACGTCCACGAGGACACGTACCTGATGGACGTGGGCCAGGTCGAGGCGGCCATCACGCCGCGCACCCGCGCGCTGCTGCCCGTGCACCTGTACGGCCAGTGCGTCGACCTGGAGGCGTTGACCGCCGTCGCGGACCGGCACGGCCTGCCGATCCTGGAGGACTGCGCCCAGGCGCACGGCGCACGGCGCAACGGGGTCCTCGCGGGCACCACCGGCCGCGCGGCGGCGTTCTCGTTCTACCCCACCAAGGTGCTGGGCGCCTACGGCGACGCGGGGGCCGTGCTCACCTCCGACCCGGAGGTCGACGCGAACCTGCGCCGGCTGCGCTACTACGGCATGGAGAAGGTCTACCACGTCGTCTCCACGCCGGGGTACAACAGCAGGATCGACGAGGTGCAGGCGGCGATCCTGACCCGCAAGCTGACCCGCCTGGACGACTACGTCGCGGGCCGCCGCGCCATCGCCGCCCGCTACGCCGAGGCGCTGGGGGGCACCGGGCTGGTGCTGCCGGCCCTCGCGCCGGGCAATGACCACGTCTACTACGTCTACGTGGTGCGGCACCCGCTGCGGGAGAAGGTCGTGGAGGGGATGCGGGAGCACGGCGTGCAGCTCAACATCAGCTACCCGTGGCCGGTGCACCGGCAGACCGGTTTCGCGCACCTCGGGCTGGGCGAGGGCTCCCTGCCGGTGACCGAGCGGCTGGCCGGGGAGATCTTCTCGCTGCCCATGTACCCCTCGCTGACGGTGGGGGAGCAGGACCACGTGATCGAGTCCCTGCTGGACGTGCTCGACCGCCTCTGA
- a CDS encoding HAD-IIIC family phosphatase translates to MDRSTALVKCLVWDLDNTLWQGTLLEDGGGALRDDVLRTVTALDERGVLQAVASRNDHDHAWARLEALGVAEYFVVARIGWGPKSAAVRGIADELGFALGTIAFVDDQPAERAEVAHHLPEVRCFTHEDVPGLLDLPDFTPEAVTEDSRRRRAMYQAGRRRTRAKEEFAGADQDFLRSLEMRMGIRRAGPEDLTRVAELTLRTSQMNATGIHYPDAVLRELLDDPAHEVLVATMDDRFGAHGAIGVLLVEKHDRVWRLKLLATSCRVVAFGAGAVILTWLADQAYRAGVHLAADFRRTGRNRVMEVAYRFSGYTDDPCPCLDGITADASDDGQRLHLLPAPQPPPATMALYAPELMTVAVR, encoded by the coding sequence GTGGACCGATCGACCGCGCTGGTCAAGTGCCTGGTGTGGGACCTGGACAACACGCTGTGGCAGGGCACCCTCCTGGAGGACGGCGGGGGTGCGCTGCGCGACGACGTGCTGCGCACCGTCACCGCCCTCGACGAGCGCGGGGTGCTCCAGGCCGTGGCCAGCCGCAACGACCACGACCACGCGTGGGCCCGGCTGGAAGCGCTCGGCGTGGCCGAGTACTTCGTGGTGGCCCGCATCGGGTGGGGGCCGAAGTCGGCCGCGGTGCGGGGGATCGCGGACGAGCTGGGTTTCGCGCTCGGCACGATCGCGTTCGTGGACGACCAGCCCGCCGAGCGCGCCGAGGTCGCCCACCACCTGCCCGAGGTGCGCTGCTTCACCCACGAGGACGTGCCGGGCCTGCTCGACCTGCCCGACTTCACGCCCGAGGCGGTCACGGAGGACTCCCGCCGCCGCCGCGCCATGTACCAGGCCGGGCGGCGGCGGACCCGCGCCAAGGAGGAGTTCGCCGGGGCGGACCAGGACTTCCTGCGCTCGCTGGAGATGCGCATGGGCATCCGCCGGGCCGGGCCGGAGGACCTGACCCGCGTCGCCGAGCTGACCCTGCGCACCAGCCAGATGAACGCCACCGGCATCCACTACCCCGACGCGGTGCTGCGCGAACTGCTCGACGACCCGGCGCACGAGGTGCTGGTGGCCACGATGGACGACCGGTTCGGCGCGCACGGCGCGATCGGCGTGCTGCTCGTCGAGAAGCACGACCGGGTGTGGCGGCTCAAGCTGCTCGCCACCTCGTGCCGGGTGGTCGCGTTCGGGGCGGGCGCGGTGATCCTGACGTGGCTGGCGGACCAGGCCTACCGGGCGGGCGTGCACCTGGCCGCCGACTTCCGCCGCACCGGGCGCAACCGGGTGATGGAGGTGGCCTACCGGTTCTCCGGCTACACCGACGACCCCTGCCCGTGCCTGGACGGGATCACGGCGGACGCCTCCGACGACGGACAGCGCCTGCACCTGCTGCCCGCGCCGCAGCCGCCGCCGGCGACGATGGCCCTGTACGCGCCCGAGCTGATGACGGTGGCGGTGCGGTGA
- a CDS encoding ABC transporter permease — translation MLRDTGLLFRMELLPSLRNPGLMAVAMTQPLFFLLLFGPLMERMVEAVPGFPPGDSWTVFTPALIIQLALFSASFAGFALLSDRQSGLLERLRVTPASAVALLLGRTLTNTVHTVVQSLLIIGIAALLFDLTVTPVGVAMVLLVAALLSVTLASASQALALVLRNEEAFLGLINTVLMPLLLLSGMLIPITTGLAPQWLYTISRLNPLTHVVDAGRAGFRGDLTFSALSTGMVLLVVMAAVSVWWGARTLRRDDA, via the coding sequence GTGTTGCGTGACACCGGGCTGCTGTTCCGCATGGAACTGCTGCCGTCGCTGCGGAACCCGGGCCTGATGGCCGTGGCGATGACGCAGCCGCTGTTCTTCCTGCTGCTGTTCGGGCCGCTGATGGAGAGGATGGTCGAGGCGGTGCCCGGTTTCCCGCCGGGAGACAGCTGGACCGTGTTCACCCCGGCCCTGATCATCCAGCTCGCGTTGTTCAGCGCGTCGTTCGCCGGGTTCGCGCTGCTGTCGGACCGGCAGAGCGGCCTGCTGGAGCGGCTGCGCGTCACCCCGGCGAGCGCGGTCGCGCTGCTGCTGGGCCGGACGCTGACCAACACGGTGCACACCGTCGTGCAGTCGCTGCTGATCATCGGCATCGCGGCGCTGCTGTTCGACCTGACCGTCACGCCGGTCGGCGTCGCGATGGTCCTGCTGGTCGCGGCGCTGCTGTCGGTGACGCTGGCGTCCGCGTCCCAGGCGCTGGCCCTGGTGCTGCGCAACGAGGAGGCGTTCCTCGGGCTGATCAACACGGTGCTGATGCCGCTGCTGCTGCTCTCCGGCATGCTCATCCCCATCACCACCGGCCTCGCGCCGCAGTGGCTCTACACCATCTCCCGGCTCAACCCGCTCACGCACGTGGTGGACGCGGGCCGGGCCGGGTTCCGCGGTGACCTCACGTTCTCCGCGCTGTCCACCGGGATGGTGCTGCTGGTCGTGATGGCGGCGGTGTCGGTGTGGTGGGGCGCGCGGACGCTGCGCCGCGACGACGCCTGA
- a CDS encoding acyl carrier protein yields the protein MTVELTSADIAGPISAFLRERTKVDVPADQDLFASGLVSSIFAMELIVHVEQTFDVAITGADLRLDNFRTVDRMTELVTRLRAGA from the coding sequence GTGACGGTCGAACTCACCTCGGCGGACATCGCCGGTCCCATCAGCGCGTTCCTCCGGGAGCGCACCAAGGTCGACGTGCCGGCGGACCAGGACCTGTTCGCCTCGGGACTGGTGTCGTCGATCTTCGCCATGGAGCTGATCGTGCACGTCGAGCAGACCTTCGACGTCGCGATCACCGGTGCCGACCTGCGCCTGGACAACTTCCGCACGGTCGACCGGATGACGGAGCTGGTCACCCGGCTGCGGGCCGGTGCCTGA